Part of the Paenibacillus guangzhouensis genome is shown below.
AACATACTGATCACAAAACTAATCATGAAACTGGATACATTGAACTTCTGCGCTACATACGCCGGTAGAGCCGGTGTAATCATCTGCAGGTTCATATAGACGAACAAATTTGATACAGTTAATAAAATAAAATCTTTCGTCCACAGCCTAGGGGCTGCGGATGGTTTCACTTCTGTCGCATGTGCGAGTTCCAACGCAAACACCTCTTCTGTCTATGAATTATACATATTTAATCGCTCGGCATTCTCGAATAACAACATGAGGCTCTGTCTGAACTGGGTGATTTGTTCCGGAGTCATGCCAGCGAATAATTCTTTGTCGTATGCCTTCTCGATCGGGATTAATTCCTCTGCCTTCTTGAGACCTTCATCTGTGATATAGAGTAGGAATGCGCGGCGATCGGCGGGATCTGTCACTTTGCGTACCAGTCCTTTCCGCTCCAGAACATCAAGAATTCGCGTCAATGTAGGCTGATCACGAGCAGTACGCTGCGCAAGCTCCTTCTGGTTGATGCCATCTTCTTCCGTTAAGCGCACCAACAGAGTATACTGCTCTGGTGTTATATCGTAAGGCTTGAATCGTTGGGTCAGATTATGCGAAGCTTTGCGATAGGTCATGCCAAGGCGAAATCCAAGTGAATCATCCAAAATACTTGAGGACATAAAAAACCTCCAAATTTAATTAGTTAGTATACTAATTATAATATACACAATCAATTATTGTAAATCATTATTTTACTTTCAGGCTGTTTTCAAGAATTACATCAAAAAAAAGCCCTCATCATTCCGATCCAGAATGATTGAGAGCTTTTTCGGTTACAACCTATTTTCATTAGGCGTGTGCAGACCCTTTGACCTGGATCGTGCTCCAGTCTCTTCGATAGAACCGATACATCAGCGTTAAGCCGAAAACCATCAGATACGTGTACAACGCGATCCATGCGCCAATGCTCCCCATATCCAAGACGAATATGAGCAAATAGGACAATGGAACGAACAGGCACCACGCGACGACCAGCGATGCACGCAATAGGAAGGTGGTATCTCCAATCCCTCGTAATCCGCCCGCATAGAAATTCAAGAACCCATCGAACAACTGTAAGAAGGCCGAGATCATAATAAGCTGCGCAGCCGTATGGAAGACACCGGGATCTGTATTATTATACAGCATCGAAATATTCTCGGCGAAAATAAACTCTACTGTCCCTAAGATGAGCAAGAAAATCGAACCCATAATGGCTGTATCGGTTCCTGCTCGTCTTCCGCGCAGCGGCTGTCCGCGACCAACTTCTTGCCCGACCAGAATCGTCGCCGTCGCTCCGAAAGCAAAGGCCGGCATAAAGCCGAAAGACATGACATT
Proteins encoded:
- a CDS encoding MarR family winged helix-turn-helix transcriptional regulator, coding for MSSSILDDSLGFRLGMTYRKASHNLTQRFKPYDITPEQYTLLVRLTEEDGINQKELAQRTARDQPTLTRILDVLERKGLVRKVTDPADRRAFLLYITDEGLKKAEELIPIEKAYDKELFAGMTPEQITQFRQSLMLLFENAERLNMYNS